One Prunus dulcis chromosome 7, ALMONDv2, whole genome shotgun sequence DNA segment encodes these proteins:
- the LOC117636008 gene encoding uncharacterized protein LOC117636008 isoform X1: MALPAALSLSIAALSSISSHPHSHLLPSHQINCSFSSPSPCIYSNHTSHSKPYRRLTTCSQHFCFCVSYRFSAAAEGADDDSEEAEDGSFDEAVVLFNTRDYYKCHDFLESLWNNAEEPTRTLIHGILQCAVGFHHLFNQNHKGAMMELGEGICKLRKMNFKSGPFYQFEQEISAALDFIYQTQIELAACTEDLCVTMDQSERSYQLLGGYAAGQLLYTLQSDPNETMYIVFSPHRSYDSEPPKVKLPTLNATAEHLVACQYK; encoded by the exons ATGGCGTTGCCAGCTGCTCTCAGTCTCAGTATTGCAGCTCTCTCATCAATCTCAAGCCATCCACACTCTCATCTCCTCCCTTCTCATCAAATTAACTGCAGCttctcctctccctctccatgTATATACAGCAATCATACTAGTCATTCAAAGCCTTACAGAAGACTAACAACCTGCAGCCagcacttttgtttttgtgtttcgTATCGATTCTCTGCTGCTGCCGAAGGCGCTGACGATGACAGCGAAGAAGCAGAGGATGGTAGCTTCGATGAAGCTGTTGTCCTTTTCAACACAAGGGACTACTACAAGTGCCATGACTTCCTTGAGTCACTTTGGAACAATGCTGAGGAACCCACCAGAACTCTTATTCATGGCATTCTACAATGCGCTGTGGGATTCCATCATCTATTCAACCAG AATCATAAAGGAGCCATGATGGAGCTGGGAGAGGGAATTTGTAAGCTGAGAAAGATGAATTTCAAAAGTGGTCCATTTTATCAGTTTGAGCAAGAAATCTCTGCAGCTCtggattttatttatcaaacacAGATAGAGTTGGCTGCCT GTACAGAAGATCTTTGTGTTACAATGGATCAATCAGAGAGATCATACCAACTTCTAGGCGGGTATGCTGCAGGTCAGCTACTATATACCCTGCAAAGTGACCCTAATGAAACCATGTATATTGTGTTTTCCCCTCACAGGTCTTATGACAGTGAGCCACCAAAGGTGAAGCTTCCAACCCTCAATGCAACCGCAGAACATCTCGTGGCCTGTCAGTATAAGTGA
- the LOC117636008 gene encoding uncharacterized protein LOC117636008 isoform X2, with product MALPAALSLSIAALSSISSHPHSHLLPSHQINCSFSSPSPCIYSNHTSHSKPYRRLTTCSQHFCFCVSYRFSAAAEGADDDSEEAEDGSFDEAVVLFNTRDYYKCHDFLESLWNNAEEPTRTLIHGILQCAVGFHHLFNQNHKGAMMELGEGICKLRKMNFKSGPFYQFEQEISAALDFIYQTQIELAACTEDLCVTMDQSERSYQLLGGSYDSEPPKVKLPTLNATAEHLVACQYK from the exons ATGGCGTTGCCAGCTGCTCTCAGTCTCAGTATTGCAGCTCTCTCATCAATCTCAAGCCATCCACACTCTCATCTCCTCCCTTCTCATCAAATTAACTGCAGCttctcctctccctctccatgTATATACAGCAATCATACTAGTCATTCAAAGCCTTACAGAAGACTAACAACCTGCAGCCagcacttttgtttttgtgtttcgTATCGATTCTCTGCTGCTGCCGAAGGCGCTGACGATGACAGCGAAGAAGCAGAGGATGGTAGCTTCGATGAAGCTGTTGTCCTTTTCAACACAAGGGACTACTACAAGTGCCATGACTTCCTTGAGTCACTTTGGAACAATGCTGAGGAACCCACCAGAACTCTTATTCATGGCATTCTACAATGCGCTGTGGGATTCCATCATCTATTCAACCAG AATCATAAAGGAGCCATGATGGAGCTGGGAGAGGGAATTTGTAAGCTGAGAAAGATGAATTTCAAAAGTGGTCCATTTTATCAGTTTGAGCAAGAAATCTCTGCAGCTCtggattttatttatcaaacacAGATAGAGTTGGCTGCCT GTACAGAAGATCTTTGTGTTACAATGGATCAATCAGAGAGATCATACCAACTTCTAGGCGG GTCTTATGACAGTGAGCCACCAAAGGTGAAGCTTCCAACCCTCAATGCAACCGCAGAACATCTCGTGGCCTGTCAGTATAAGTGA
- the LOC117636008 gene encoding uncharacterized protein LOC117636008 isoform X3, whose translation MALPAALSLSIAALSSISSHPHSHLLPSHQINCSFSSPSPCIYSNHTSHSKPYRRLTTCSQHFCFCVSYRFSAAAEGADDDSEEAEDGSFDEAVVLFNTRDYYKCHDFLESLWNNAEEPTRTLIHGILQCAVGFHHLFNQNHKGAMMELGEGICKLRKMNFKSGPFYQFEQEISAALDFIYQTQIELAACGYRRSLCYNGSIREIIPTSRRVL comes from the exons ATGGCGTTGCCAGCTGCTCTCAGTCTCAGTATTGCAGCTCTCTCATCAATCTCAAGCCATCCACACTCTCATCTCCTCCCTTCTCATCAAATTAACTGCAGCttctcctctccctctccatgTATATACAGCAATCATACTAGTCATTCAAAGCCTTACAGAAGACTAACAACCTGCAGCCagcacttttgtttttgtgtttcgTATCGATTCTCTGCTGCTGCCGAAGGCGCTGACGATGACAGCGAAGAAGCAGAGGATGGTAGCTTCGATGAAGCTGTTGTCCTTTTCAACACAAGGGACTACTACAAGTGCCATGACTTCCTTGAGTCACTTTGGAACAATGCTGAGGAACCCACCAGAACTCTTATTCATGGCATTCTACAATGCGCTGTGGGATTCCATCATCTATTCAACCAG AATCATAAAGGAGCCATGATGGAGCTGGGAGAGGGAATTTGTAAGCTGAGAAAGATGAATTTCAAAAGTGGTCCATTTTATCAGTTTGAGCAAGAAATCTCTGCAGCTCtggattttatttatcaaacacAGATAGAGTTGGCTGCCTGTGG GTACAGAAGATCTTTGTGTTACAATGGATCAATCAGAGAGATCATACCAACTTCTAGGCGG GTCTTATGA
- the LOC117636007 gene encoding tetratricopeptide repeat domain-containing protein PYG7, chloroplastic isoform X3, with protein MEGLTSKNLQKFFENLLVTGLIKVMKRPYVPVSAFLVGQSLWLISTPMAQSRDIIKTNVVYETGELFELGIQLSYLLLLLAFLGIGTFFVIRQVLVRRELDLSAKELQEQVRSGDADATELFELGAVMLRRKIYPAAIKYLVQAIEKWDGDDQDLAQVYNALGVSYIREGKLAKGITQFETAVKLQPGYVTAWNNLGDAYEKRKDFKAALNAFEEVLLFDPNNKVAIPRRDTLKEQVKMYRDVPVKTKER; from the exons ATGGAAGGTCTTACCTCAAAAAATTTGCAGA AGTTTTTTGAGAACCTTTTGGTTACTGGGCTTATTAAAGTCATGAAGAGGCCATATGTACCAGTATCTGCATTCTTAGTTGGACAAAGCTTATGGCTTATCTCTACTCCAATGGCACAATCACGTGATATTATCAAAACAAATGTCGTTTATGAGACAGGGGAGTTATTTGAATTAGGAATCCAGCTATCATACTTGCTACTATTGTTGGCATTTCTTGGGATTGGAACCTTCTTTGTGATTCGTCAAGTGCTTGTACGTAGAGAACTTGATCTTTCTGCCAAAGAATTGCAG GAGCAGGTAAGAAGCGGTGATGCTGATGCAACTGAGCTTTTTGAACTTGGAGCAGTAATGCTGAGAAGGAAAATTTATCCAGCTGCTATTAAGTACTTGGTTCAGGCAATTGAAAAATGGGATGGGGATGACCAAGATCTTGCTCAG GTTTACAATGCCCTTGGTGTCAGTTATATCCGTGAAGGTAAGCTTGCTAAGGGAATTACGCAGTTTGAAACTGCTGTCAAGCTTCAGCCGGGCTATGTCACAGCTTGGAACAACCTTGGTGATGCCTATGAAAAGAGGAAGGACTTTAAGGCTGCTCTGAATGCATTTGAAGAAGTACTTCTCTTTGATCCTAACAACAAGGTAGCAATACCACGGCGGGATACTTTGAAGGAACAAGTGAAAATGTACAGAGATGTTCCTGTGAAAACAAAGGAGAGGTGA
- the LOC117636007 gene encoding tetratricopeptide repeat domain-containing protein PYG7, chloroplastic isoform X2, translated as MVGNGKRQILREELSMEGLTSKNLQKFFENLLVTGLIKVMKRPYVPVSAFLVGQSLWLISTPMAQSRDIIKTNVVYETGELFELGIQLSYLLLLLAFLGIGTFFVIRQVLVRRELDLSAKELQEQVRSGDADATELFELGAVMLRRKIYPAAIKYLVQAIEKWDGDDQDLAQVYNALGVSYIREGKLAKGITQFETAVKLQPGYVTAWNNLGDAYEKRKDFKAALNAFEEVLLFDPNNKVAIPRRDTLKEQVKMYRDVPVKTKER; from the exons GCAGATACTCCGAGAAGAACTATCAATGGAAGGTCTTACCTCAAAAAATTTGCAGA AGTTTTTTGAGAACCTTTTGGTTACTGGGCTTATTAAAGTCATGAAGAGGCCATATGTACCAGTATCTGCATTCTTAGTTGGACAAAGCTTATGGCTTATCTCTACTCCAATGGCACAATCACGTGATATTATCAAAACAAATGTCGTTTATGAGACAGGGGAGTTATTTGAATTAGGAATCCAGCTATCATACTTGCTACTATTGTTGGCATTTCTTGGGATTGGAACCTTCTTTGTGATTCGTCAAGTGCTTGTACGTAGAGAACTTGATCTTTCTGCCAAAGAATTGCAG GAGCAGGTAAGAAGCGGTGATGCTGATGCAACTGAGCTTTTTGAACTTGGAGCAGTAATGCTGAGAAGGAAAATTTATCCAGCTGCTATTAAGTACTTGGTTCAGGCAATTGAAAAATGGGATGGGGATGACCAAGATCTTGCTCAG GTTTACAATGCCCTTGGTGTCAGTTATATCCGTGAAGGTAAGCTTGCTAAGGGAATTACGCAGTTTGAAACTGCTGTCAAGCTTCAGCCGGGCTATGTCACAGCTTGGAACAACCTTGGTGATGCCTATGAAAAGAGGAAGGACTTTAAGGCTGCTCTGAATGCATTTGAAGAAGTACTTCTCTTTGATCCTAACAACAAGGTAGCAATACCACGGCGGGATACTTTGAAGGAACAAGTGAAAATGTACAGAGATGTTCCTGTGAAAACAAAGGAGAGGTGA